A stretch of Arachis hypogaea cultivar Tifrunner chromosome 15, arahy.Tifrunner.gnm2.J5K5, whole genome shotgun sequence DNA encodes these proteins:
- the LOC112750420 gene encoding ACT domain-containing protein ACR4 isoform X1: protein MCGGVLLRSLWGLHTRREKTRHTYKYIYSQVCYFSTSKNATFIKGLIFVVVAAYHEFSEPAMAYISEANMNFCSHYMDDEYEKLFRRLNPPRVVIDNESGKSATVIRVDSANKHGILLEVVQILTDLNLIITKAYISSDGGWFMDVFNVTDQDGNKVTDEAILEYIEKSLGPESCVSSPMRSVGVKQTVDHTTIELMGSDRPGLLSEVSAVLTNLKCNIVSTEVWTHNTRAAAVMHVTDDETGSSITDLKKLSLIKELLCNVLGGGNRKRVAKTIVTDEVTTHTDRRLHQMMFDDRDYERVSDDEFDEKQRPNVNVVNWSDKDYSVVTIQCKDRPKLLFDTVCTLTDMQYVVFHANVNAEGPEAYQEYYIRHIDGSPVKSDAERQRVIQCLEAAIERRVSEGLKLELCTTDRIGLLSDVTRIFRENSLTVTRAEVTTKGGKAVNTFYVRGASGCTVDSKTIESIRQAIGNTILKVKGAPEESVPQDSPTRSLFGGLFKSRSFVNFGLVKSYS, encoded by the exons ATGTGTGGGGGTGTGCTATTGAGATCCCTGTGGGGTTTACATACAAGAAGAGAAAAAACCAGGCAcacatataaatacatatattcacAGGTTTGTTACTTTTCAACAAGTAAGAACGCCACATTCATCAAAGGCCTTATTTTTGTGGTGGTAGCAGCATATCACGAATTCTCAGAACCTGCAATGG CTTATATTTCTGAGGCCAACATGAATTTCTGTTCTCACTACATGGATGATGAATATGAGAAACTGTTCCGAAGACTCAACCCTCCCAG AGTTGTAATTGATAATGAATCCGGCAAGAGCGCCACTGTTATAAGG GTTGATAGTGCAAACAAGCATGGAATTCTTCTTGAAGTTGTACAAATCCTCACTGATCTGAACCTCATCATAACCAAAGCTTACATTTCTTCTGATGGTGGATGGTTCATGGATG TTTTTAATGTCACTGACCAAGATGGAAACAAAGTTACGGATGAAGCTATTTTGGAATACATTGAAAAG TCTCTTGGTCCCGAATCATGTGTTTCATCTCCCATGAGGTCCGTTGGGGTGAAGCAAACAGTGGACCACACCACAATAGAGCTTATGGGGAGTGATAGGCCGGGGCTGCTCTCCGAAGTGAGCGCCGTCCTCACCAACCTAAAGTGCAACATTGTGAGTACAGAGGTGTGGACTCACAACACCCGTGCGGCCGCTGTGATGCATGTAACCGATGATGAGACAGGCTCTTCAATCACCGATCTGAAGAAGCTGTCTCTGATCAAGGAGCTTCTTTGCAATGTGCTTGGTGGTGGAAACAGAAAAAGGGTTGCCAAGACTATTGTTACTGATGAAGTCACAACGCATACCGACAGGAGGCTTCACCAGATGATGTTTGATGACAGGGATTATGAGCGAGTTAGTGACGACGAATTTGACGAGAAGCAGAGGCCAAATGTGAATGTTGTGAATTGGTCTGATAAAGATTATTCGGTTGTTACCATTCAGTGTAAGGATAGGCCGAAGCTTCTATTCGACACAGTTTGCACTTTGACAGATATGCAGTACGTGGTTTTTCATGCGAACGTCAATGCCGAGGGGCCAGAAGCATATCAG GAATATTACATAAGGCATATAGATGGGTCACCTGTAAAATCAGATGCAGAAAGACAAAGGGTGATACAATGTCTTGAAGCTGCAATTGAAAGAAGAGTATCTGAG GGTTTGAAGTTAGAACTCTGCACAACTGATAGAATCGGACTTCTTTCTGATGTCACGCGTATCTTTCGAGAGAACAGCCTCACTGTTACAAGGGCAGAAGTGACCACGAAAGGAGGCAAAGCTGTTAACACGTTCTATGTGCGTGGCGCCTCCGGTTGCACAGTTGATTCTAAGACCATAGAATCAATTCGGCAAGCAATAGGGAACACTATCCTTAAAGTTAAGGGCGCCCCTGAAGAATCTGTTCCTCAGGATTCCCCTACAAGATCTCTCTTTGGTGGTCTTTTCAAGTCCAGATCCTTTGTTAATTTCGGATTGGTCAAGTCTTATTCCTGA
- the LOC112750420 gene encoding ACT domain-containing protein ACR4 isoform X2: protein MNFCSHYMDDEYEKLFRRLNPPRVVIDNESGKSATVIRVDSANKHGILLEVVQILTDLNLIITKAYISSDGGWFMDVFNVTDQDGNKVTDEAILEYIEKSLGPESCVSSPMRSVGVKQTVDHTTIELMGSDRPGLLSEVSAVLTNLKCNIVSTEVWTHNTRAAAVMHVTDDETGSSITDLKKLSLIKELLCNVLGGGNRKRVAKTIVTDEVTTHTDRRLHQMMFDDRDYERVSDDEFDEKQRPNVNVVNWSDKDYSVVTIQCKDRPKLLFDTVCTLTDMQYVVFHANVNAEGPEAYQEYYIRHIDGSPVKSDAERQRVIQCLEAAIERRVSEGLKLELCTTDRIGLLSDVTRIFRENSLTVTRAEVTTKGGKAVNTFYVRGASGCTVDSKTIESIRQAIGNTILKVKGAPEESVPQDSPTRSLFGGLFKSRSFVNFGLVKSYS, encoded by the exons ATGAATTTCTGTTCTCACTACATGGATGATGAATATGAGAAACTGTTCCGAAGACTCAACCCTCCCAG AGTTGTAATTGATAATGAATCCGGCAAGAGCGCCACTGTTATAAGG GTTGATAGTGCAAACAAGCATGGAATTCTTCTTGAAGTTGTACAAATCCTCACTGATCTGAACCTCATCATAACCAAAGCTTACATTTCTTCTGATGGTGGATGGTTCATGGATG TTTTTAATGTCACTGACCAAGATGGAAACAAAGTTACGGATGAAGCTATTTTGGAATACATTGAAAAG TCTCTTGGTCCCGAATCATGTGTTTCATCTCCCATGAGGTCCGTTGGGGTGAAGCAAACAGTGGACCACACCACAATAGAGCTTATGGGGAGTGATAGGCCGGGGCTGCTCTCCGAAGTGAGCGCCGTCCTCACCAACCTAAAGTGCAACATTGTGAGTACAGAGGTGTGGACTCACAACACCCGTGCGGCCGCTGTGATGCATGTAACCGATGATGAGACAGGCTCTTCAATCACCGATCTGAAGAAGCTGTCTCTGATCAAGGAGCTTCTTTGCAATGTGCTTGGTGGTGGAAACAGAAAAAGGGTTGCCAAGACTATTGTTACTGATGAAGTCACAACGCATACCGACAGGAGGCTTCACCAGATGATGTTTGATGACAGGGATTATGAGCGAGTTAGTGACGACGAATTTGACGAGAAGCAGAGGCCAAATGTGAATGTTGTGAATTGGTCTGATAAAGATTATTCGGTTGTTACCATTCAGTGTAAGGATAGGCCGAAGCTTCTATTCGACACAGTTTGCACTTTGACAGATATGCAGTACGTGGTTTTTCATGCGAACGTCAATGCCGAGGGGCCAGAAGCATATCAG GAATATTACATAAGGCATATAGATGGGTCACCTGTAAAATCAGATGCAGAAAGACAAAGGGTGATACAATGTCTTGAAGCTGCAATTGAAAGAAGAGTATCTGAG GGTTTGAAGTTAGAACTCTGCACAACTGATAGAATCGGACTTCTTTCTGATGTCACGCGTATCTTTCGAGAGAACAGCCTCACTGTTACAAGGGCAGAAGTGACCACGAAAGGAGGCAAAGCTGTTAACACGTTCTATGTGCGTGGCGCCTCCGGTTGCACAGTTGATTCTAAGACCATAGAATCAATTCGGCAAGCAATAGGGAACACTATCCTTAAAGTTAAGGGCGCCCCTGAAGAATCTGTTCCTCAGGATTCCCCTACAAGATCTCTCTTTGGTGGTCTTTTCAAGTCCAGATCCTTTGTTAATTTCGGATTGGTCAAGTCTTATTCCTGA